One segment of Streptomyces sp. NBC_00576 DNA contains the following:
- a CDS encoding alpha/beta fold hydrolase: MARRIDVTGAGGVRLAAWEFADPPKTGEGEARVGAPDRAPGVLLLHGLMGRASHWASAARWLGERHRAVALDQRGHGQSDRPSGNIYTREAYVEDAEAAVEQLDLGPVVLIGHAMGALTAWQLAAKRPDLVRGLIICDMRASALGAASQREWEDWFKAWPAPFATLADVRKWFGEDDPWVERPSPSRGEFYAEVMQESPDGWRPVFEPEQMLKSRETWVYDAHWEELTQVQCPALVVRGLDGELGRAEAQEMVRVLPRGEYAEVADAGHLVHYDQPEAWRAAIEPFLDGVLTR, from the coding sequence GTGGCGCGGCGTATCGATGTGACCGGAGCAGGCGGCGTACGACTTGCCGCCTGGGAGTTCGCCGACCCTCCCAAAACCGGTGAGGGAGAGGCCCGGGTCGGAGCACCCGACCGGGCACCCGGCGTGCTGTTACTGCACGGGCTCATGGGCCGTGCCTCGCACTGGGCGTCCGCCGCCCGCTGGCTGGGCGAGCGGCACCGGGCCGTCGCACTCGACCAGCGGGGCCACGGCCAGAGCGACCGTCCGTCCGGCAACATCTACACCCGCGAGGCGTACGTCGAGGACGCCGAGGCGGCGGTCGAACAGCTGGACCTCGGCCCGGTGGTCCTCATCGGCCACGCCATGGGCGCCCTGACGGCCTGGCAGCTCGCCGCGAAACGCCCCGACCTGGTGCGCGGCCTGATCATCTGCGACATGCGGGCCTCGGCGCTGGGCGCGGCCTCCCAGCGCGAGTGGGAGGACTGGTTCAAGGCCTGGCCCGCCCCCTTCGCCACCCTCGCCGACGTACGCAAGTGGTTCGGCGAGGACGACCCCTGGGTGGAGCGCCCCAGTCCCTCGCGCGGCGAGTTCTACGCCGAGGTGATGCAGGAGTCCCCCGACGGCTGGCGCCCCGTCTTCGAACCGGAGCAGATGCTCAAGTCCCGGGAGACCTGGGTGTACGACGCGCACTGGGAGGAGCTGACGCAGGTCCAGTGTCCGGCCCTCGTCGTGCGCGGCCTGGACGGCGAGCTGGGCCGGGCGGAGGCGCAGGAGATGGTCCGCGTCCTGCCGAGGGGCGAGTACGCGGAGGTGGCCGACGCCGGCCACCTCGTGCACTACGACCAGCCGGAGGCCTGGCGCGCAGCGATCGAACCGTTCCTGGACGGCGTACTTACGCGGTAG
- a CDS encoding metal-dependent transcriptional regulator gives MSGLIDTTEMYLRTILELEEEGVVPMRARIAERLDQSGPTVSQTVARMERDGLVAVASDRHLELTDEGRRLAIRVMRKHRLAECLLVDVIGLEWEQVHAEACRWEHVMSEAVERRVLELLRHPTESPYGNPIPGLEELGEKDGADPFLDEGMVSLADLDPGVDGKTVVVRRIGEPIQTDAQLMYTLRRAGVQPGSVVSVTEAAGGVLVGSGGEAAELEAGVASHVFVAKR, from the coding sequence ATGTCCGGACTGATCGATACGACGGAGATGTATCTCCGCACCATCCTCGAGCTGGAGGAGGAAGGTGTGGTCCCCATGCGCGCCCGGATCGCCGAGCGGCTGGACCAGAGCGGCCCGACAGTCAGCCAGACCGTAGCCCGGATGGAGCGTGACGGTCTGGTCGCGGTCGCCAGTGACCGGCACCTGGAGCTCACCGACGAGGGCCGCCGCCTCGCCATCCGCGTCATGCGCAAGCACCGCCTCGCGGAGTGTCTGCTCGTCGATGTGATCGGCCTGGAGTGGGAGCAGGTCCACGCGGAGGCGTGTCGCTGGGAGCATGTGATGAGCGAGGCTGTCGAGCGCCGGGTCCTCGAACTCCTGCGTCACCCCACCGAGTCGCCGTACGGCAACCCGATCCCGGGCCTGGAGGAGCTGGGCGAGAAGGACGGCGCGGACCCGTTCCTGGACGAGGGCATGGTCTCGCTGGCCGACCTCGATCCCGGTGTCGACGGTAAGACGGTCGTCGTACGGCGGATCGGCGAGCCCATCCAGACGGACGCGCAGCTGATGTACACGCTGCGTCGCGCGGGTGTGCAGCCCGGTTCGGTGGTGAGCGTGACGGAGGCGGCCGGCGGGGTGCTGGTCGGCAGTGGCGGCGAGGCGGCCGAGCTGGAGGCGGGCGTGGCCTCGCACGTGTTCGTGGCGAAGCGCTGA
- a CDS encoding SIS domain-containing protein → MSDSELAGQFLDAAIGLLQRVRDEEADAVTAAGTLIADTVAAEGRLFAFGAGHSSLAAQDIVYRAGGLALMNLLAVPGVVGVDVMPATLGSALERVDGLATAVLDTSPLRAGDVLVIISLSGRNALPVEMAVHARALGVKVIGVTSVAYATETTPRNASGTFLKDHCDVVLDSKIAPGDAVLTLDTVPAPFAPASTVVTSALLQSVMATAAGILAERGIEPPLLRSGNVDGGHDWNARILKQYGDRIFYER, encoded by the coding sequence ATGAGCGACAGCGAGTTGGCCGGGCAGTTCCTCGACGCCGCGATCGGGCTGTTGCAGCGGGTGCGCGACGAGGAGGCGGACGCCGTGACGGCCGCCGGCACACTCATCGCCGACACCGTGGCGGCCGAGGGTCGCCTGTTCGCCTTCGGCGCCGGGCACTCCTCGCTCGCCGCGCAGGACATCGTCTACCGCGCGGGCGGCCTCGCCCTGATGAACCTGCTTGCCGTGCCCGGTGTCGTCGGCGTCGACGTCATGCCGGCCACCCTGGGCTCCGCCCTGGAGCGCGTCGACGGTCTGGCCACGGCCGTCCTGGACACGTCACCGCTGCGCGCGGGGGACGTCCTCGTGATCATCTCCCTCTCCGGCCGCAACGCCCTCCCGGTGGAAATGGCGGTGCACGCGCGTGCCCTCGGCGTGAAGGTCATCGGCGTGACCTCGGTGGCGTACGCGACCGAGACGACACCCCGGAACGCCTCGGGCACGTTCCTCAAGGACCACTGCGACGTCGTACTGGACTCGAAGATCGCCCCCGGCGACGCCGTACTCACCCTCGACACCGTCCCGGCGCCCTTCGCCCCCGCCTCCACCGTCGTCACCTCGGCCCTGCTCCAGTCGGTCATGGCGACGGCGGCGGGCATCCTGGCGGAACGGGGCATCGAGCCTCCGCTGCTGCGCTCCGGCAACGTGGACGGCGGCCACGACTGGAACGCGCGCATCCTCAAGCAGTACGGGGACCGGATCTTCTACGAGCGCTGA
- a CDS encoding PAS domain-containing protein translates to MSASRRSGTTDELGPDEPERDGPEGSDGGGFDLLAALLDGMDAALCAFDADGVVTHWNREAERILGWTAAEAVGRHGFAGWAVRSADAEEIEGRLLSAMHAPGRQVHEFALLTKDGGRVLVRTQSAAVRGPDGKPAGLYCAFSEVHAQIDLERSIALSEALFEDASWGVVLVDADLRPAVVNAHAARSLGIGRTAVLGRPLGELLAQGVEELESALTHVLAEGAPPAPAEMWVSVRTPEGEKRRCWRSGFLRLASPLTEEPVPLGVGWLFQDITESKQIEQEAAQLRFRSNQLHRAARAAAECEDPAEAATTHLDFALAGFADHALIDRIAVIGGAAADGSADGGDGPVRLVRAAATPSGAPGPSVLAGQAGLPVRYGEGHPAVQCVERVGSVRASAGSYAAEQARAWAVQRQWPPESVHALCAVLRSRGRTLGVVTFLRGAGRSQFERTDAMYAEDVAARIATALDLAGLGPAQRS, encoded by the coding sequence GTGAGTGCTTCCCGGCGTAGTGGGACCACCGACGAGCTGGGGCCGGACGAGCCCGAGAGGGACGGCCCGGAAGGTTCGGACGGTGGTGGATTCGACCTGCTCGCAGCCCTTCTCGACGGCATGGACGCCGCCCTGTGCGCCTTCGACGCGGACGGTGTGGTCACCCACTGGAACCGGGAGGCCGAGCGGATTCTCGGATGGACCGCCGCCGAGGCCGTCGGGCGGCACGGGTTCGCCGGATGGGCCGTGCGCAGCGCCGACGCCGAGGAGATCGAGGGGCGGCTGCTGTCCGCGATGCACGCCCCGGGGCGTCAGGTGCACGAGTTCGCGCTGCTGACCAAGGACGGCGGGCGCGTGCTCGTACGGACGCAGTCCGCCGCCGTGCGCGGGCCCGACGGCAAGCCGGCCGGGTTGTACTGCGCCTTCAGTGAGGTGCACGCGCAGATAGATCTTGAGCGGTCGATCGCGCTGAGCGAGGCGCTGTTCGAGGACGCCAGCTGGGGTGTCGTGCTCGTCGACGCCGATCTGCGGCCCGCCGTCGTCAACGCGCACGCTGCCCGCTCGCTCGGCATCGGGCGTACCGCCGTACTCGGTCGGCCCCTCGGTGAGCTGCTAGCGCAGGGCGTCGAGGAGTTGGAGAGCGCGCTGACGCACGTACTCGCCGAGGGTGCGCCGCCCGCGCCCGCCGAGATGTGGGTGAGCGTGCGGACGCCCGAGGGTGAGAAGCGGCGCTGCTGGCGGAGCGGGTTCCTGCGGCTGGCTTCGCCGCTCACCGAGGAACCGGTTCCGCTCGGTGTGGGGTGGCTGTTCCAGGACATCACCGAGAGCAAGCAGATCGAGCAGGAGGCGGCTCAGCTGCGGTTCCGCAGCAACCAGCTGCACCGCGCCGCGCGGGCCGCCGCCGAGTGCGAGGACCCCGCCGAGGCCGCGACCACGCACCTGGACTTCGCCCTCGCCGGCTTCGCCGACCACGCGCTCATCGACCGGATCGCCGTCATCGGCGGCGCGGCGGCCGACGGCTCGGCGGACGGCGGGGACGGGCCGGTACGGCTGGTCCGCGCCGCCGCCACGCCCTCCGGCGCGCCGGGGCCCAGCGTCCTCGCCGGCCAGGCCGGACTGCCGGTGCGCTACGGCGAAGGGCATCCGGCCGTGCAGTGCGTGGAGCGGGTCGGGTCCGTGCGGGCGAGCGCCGGGTCGTATGCCGCCGAGCAGGCCCGCGCGTGGGCCGTGCAGCGGCAGTGGCCGCCGGAGTCGGTCCACGCGCTGTGCGCGGTGCTGCGCAGCCGGGGGCGCACTCTGGGCGTCGTGACGTTTCTGCGGGGCGCCGGACGGAGCCAGTTCGAGCGCACGGACGCGATGTACGCGGAGGACGTGGCCGCCCGGATCGCGACCGCCCTGGACCTGGCCGGCCTCGGTCCTGCTCAGCGCTCGTAG
- a CDS encoding GNAT family N-acetyltransferase, which translates to MSDLRIVPVGDVDEVALEDWRHVHNVIVPPAAMSLDDVRARSGRFRLEVAYLGDALVGCSTVRPPAGDGDVAVATVIARVLPGFRRRGLGAEIYGRGLALARELGADRIETVVLAANEDGLSFALKHGFVEVERYVLDGESDLWVDLRLAGARS; encoded by the coding sequence GTGTCTGATCTTCGTATCGTGCCCGTGGGTGATGTCGATGAGGTCGCGCTCGAGGACTGGCGGCACGTCCACAACGTGATCGTTCCGCCCGCCGCCATGTCCCTCGACGACGTACGCGCGCGTAGTGGGCGGTTTCGGCTGGAGGTCGCGTATCTGGGCGACGCCCTGGTGGGGTGTTCCACCGTTCGGCCACCCGCAGGTGACGGGGACGTGGCCGTGGCCACCGTCATCGCGCGCGTGCTGCCCGGTTTTCGGCGGCGGGGGCTAGGGGCAGAGATTTATGGGCGAGGGCTTGCTCTTGCGCGGGAACTCGGGGCCGACCGGATCGAGACCGTCGTGTTGGCAGCCAACGAGGACGGGCTCTCTTTCGCGCTCAAGCATGGGTTCGTGGAGGTCGAGCGGTATGTGCTGGACGGGGAGAGCGACCTCTGGGTCGATCTGCGGCTGGCGGGCGCGAGATCATGA
- a CDS encoding GNAT family N-acetyltransferase, whose product MADWDIRPATAADIETVVELRAVVMRADLERLGRYDEHRVRQRFRDRFEASHTWVIEVGGEFAGCVALRPAEDAHWLEHLYLDPRLQGRGIGSGVLRELLERCDGEGVLVRLNVLQGSPARRLYERHGFRMESEDPVDVFMVRELP is encoded by the coding sequence ATGGCGGACTGGGACATACGACCGGCGACGGCAGCGGACATCGAGACGGTGGTCGAGCTGCGCGCGGTGGTGATGCGGGCCGATCTGGAACGACTCGGACGGTACGACGAGCACCGCGTCCGACAGCGCTTCCGGGACCGGTTCGAGGCGTCACACACCTGGGTGATCGAGGTCGGCGGCGAGTTCGCGGGCTGCGTGGCGCTGCGCCCGGCCGAGGACGCCCACTGGCTGGAGCACCTCTACCTGGACCCGCGCCTCCAGGGCCGCGGCATCGGCTCGGGCGTACTGCGTGAGCTGCTGGAACGGTGCGACGGCGAGGGTGTCCTCGTCCGGCTGAACGTGCTCCAGGGCAGCCCGGCACGGCGGCTGTACGAGCGGCACGGGTTCAGGATGGAGAGCGAGGATCCGGTGGACGTGTTCATGGTGCGCGAGTTGCCGTGA
- a CDS encoding YrhB domain-containing protein, with protein sequence MIGREAAVHIVEEELDREYRKSSALGVAPVRVVVARVEAHELVWLVHCQSEEFVRTGGHGSMLIGAGPYLVDRVDGGLHSIGVLSAKGGEWEADYRVRIRGQVIRTAVDDLHDEIRELAATRGRIHSVRVLRQRLPALSPARALQYVTGLLDGDAPAHLVAVAVERLVEPIDPVLTVTTIRPGGPVNR encoded by the coding sequence GTGATCGGGCGCGAGGCCGCGGTCCACATCGTCGAGGAGGAGTTGGACCGCGAGTACCGGAAGTCGTCGGCGCTGGGCGTGGCCCCGGTGCGCGTGGTCGTGGCGCGTGTCGAGGCGCACGAGTTGGTGTGGCTCGTCCACTGCCAGTCCGAGGAGTTCGTGCGCACCGGGGGGCACGGCTCGATGCTGATCGGCGCCGGCCCGTACCTCGTCGACCGCGTCGACGGAGGGCTGCACTCGATCGGGGTCCTCTCCGCGAAGGGCGGGGAGTGGGAGGCCGACTACCGCGTCCGCATCCGCGGCCAGGTCATCCGTACCGCCGTGGACGACCTGCACGACGAGATACGCGAACTCGCCGCCACGCGCGGGCGGATCCACTCCGTACGCGTCCTGCGGCAGAGGCTGCCGGCGCTGTCTCCGGCGCGGGCGCTCCAGTACGTGACCGGACTGCTGGACGGAGATGCGCCCGCCCACCTCGTGGCCGTCGCCGTCGAGCGACTCGTCGAACCGATCGATCCTGTACTCACCGTGACGACCATCCGCCCGGGAGGGCCCGTCAATCGATGA
- a CDS encoding RidA family protein has translation MPITLLNPEGLPKIDVYRQVSIATGSKLVFVAGQVAWDADGVTVGEGDLAAQVEQCYLNVGTALTEAGASFDDVVKLNFYVVDWSPDKMPVLLEGVSRAAKKLGITPVPPVTLVGVVTLDIPDHLVEIEATAVID, from the coding sequence ATGCCCATCACCCTGCTGAACCCCGAAGGACTGCCCAAGATCGACGTGTACAGGCAGGTGTCGATCGCGACCGGGTCGAAGCTGGTCTTCGTCGCCGGGCAGGTCGCCTGGGACGCCGACGGCGTCACGGTCGGCGAGGGTGACCTCGCCGCGCAGGTCGAGCAGTGCTACCTCAACGTGGGCACCGCCCTGACAGAGGCCGGTGCCTCCTTCGACGACGTGGTGAAACTGAACTTCTACGTCGTCGACTGGAGCCCCGACAAGATGCCCGTGCTCCTGGAGGGCGTCTCCCGGGCGGCCAAGAAACTGGGGATCACTCCGGTGCCTCCGGTCACTCTTGTCGGCGTGGTGACACTCGACATCCCAGACCATCTGGTCGAGATCGAAGCCACCGCGGTCATCGATTGA
- a CDS encoding lipoprotein, whose amino-acid sequence MVVGAGNRRRGLVQVTLLVASLAALTGCSEAADDDAKVESTASASATAAGTSARSGGSIGAAGSACELLVTFDTAEDWTAEAVDEPPRQGPVALVCEVDAKPAGHIGFLRVWTGAPGADDARTVLEAFMAAEVNASKAQYSTFKAGALTGAEVKYAYKSEFDDAPKTERALAVTTPRGPVVVHLGGLDTEEHEAMLPAFELAKRTLKAQEA is encoded by the coding sequence ATGGTGGTCGGGGCGGGGAACAGACGGCGCGGGTTGGTCCAGGTGACGCTGCTGGTGGCGTCGCTGGCAGCGCTGACCGGCTGTTCGGAAGCGGCGGACGACGACGCGAAGGTGGAATCGACCGCGAGCGCCTCGGCGACGGCGGCCGGGACCAGCGCCAGGAGCGGCGGCAGCATCGGAGCCGCCGGCTCGGCCTGCGAGCTCCTCGTCACCTTCGACACAGCCGAGGACTGGACGGCGGAAGCCGTCGACGAGCCTCCGCGTCAGGGCCCGGTCGCCCTCGTGTGCGAGGTGGACGCCAAACCCGCCGGGCACATCGGCTTCCTGCGAGTCTGGACCGGCGCCCCGGGCGCCGACGACGCGCGCACAGTGCTGGAGGCCTTCATGGCCGCCGAGGTGAACGCGAGCAAGGCGCAGTACAGCACGTTCAAGGCGGGCGCCCTCACCGGCGCCGAGGTGAAGTACGCGTACAAGAGCGAGTTCGACGACGCCCCGAAGACGGAGCGCGCCCTCGCGGTCACGACCCCGCGCGGCCCGGTCGTCGTCCACCTCGGAGGACTGGACACCGAGGAACACGAGGCGATGCTCCCGGCTTTTGAACTGGCCAAACGAACCCTGAAGGCTCAAGAAGCCTGA
- a CDS encoding citrate synthase 2 yields MSDFVPGLEGVVAFETEIAEPDKEGGALRYRGVDIEDLVGHVSFGNVWGLLVDGAFNPGLPPAEPFPIPVHSGDIRVDVQSALAMLAPVWGLRPLLDIDEQTARDDLARAAVMALSYVAQSARGQGNAMVPQREIDKAQSVVERFMIRWRGEPDPKHVAAVDAYWTSAAEHGMNASTFTARVIASTGADVAAALSGAVGAMSGPLHGGAPSRVLGMIEEIERTGDADAYVKQALDKGERLMGFGHRVYRAEDPRARVLRRTARELGAPRFEIAEALEKAALAELHARRPDRVLATNVEFWAAIVLDFAEVPAHMFTSMFTCARTAGWSAHILEQKRTGRLVRPSARYIGPGTRNPREIEGYEGIAH; encoded by the coding sequence ATGTCCGACTTCGTACCCGGACTTGAGGGAGTAGTCGCGTTCGAGACGGAGATCGCCGAACCGGACAAGGAGGGCGGCGCACTCCGGTACCGGGGCGTCGACATCGAGGACCTGGTCGGCCATGTCTCCTTCGGCAACGTCTGGGGGCTGCTCGTCGACGGCGCCTTCAACCCCGGCCTGCCGCCCGCCGAGCCGTTCCCGATCCCGGTCCACTCCGGCGACATCCGGGTGGACGTCCAGTCGGCACTGGCGATGCTCGCCCCCGTCTGGGGCCTGCGCCCCCTCCTCGACATCGACGAGCAGACGGCCCGCGACGACCTGGCCCGCGCCGCCGTCATGGCCCTCTCCTACGTCGCCCAGTCGGCGCGCGGCCAGGGCAACGCCATGGTCCCGCAGCGCGAGATCGACAAGGCGCAGTCCGTCGTCGAACGCTTCATGATCCGCTGGCGCGGCGAACCGGACCCGAAGCACGTGGCCGCGGTGGACGCCTACTGGACGAGTGCGGCCGAGCACGGCATGAACGCGTCCACGTTCACGGCACGGGTGATCGCCTCGACGGGCGCGGACGTGGCGGCGGCGCTGTCGGGCGCGGTAGGGGCGATGAGCGGCCCGCTGCACGGAGGCGCGCCTTCCCGAGTCCTCGGCATGATCGAGGAGATCGAACGCACCGGCGACGCGGACGCGTACGTGAAGCAGGCCCTGGACAAGGGCGAACGCCTGATGGGCTTCGGCCACCGTGTCTACCGCGCCGAGGACCCACGCGCGCGCGTGCTCCGCCGCACGGCCCGCGAGCTGGGCGCCCCGCGCTTCGAGATCGCCGAGGCCCTGGAGAAGGCTGCGCTGGCGGAGCTGCACGCCCGCCGCCCCGACCGGGTCCTGGCGACGAACGTCGAGTTCTGGGCGGCGATCGTCCTGGACTTCGCCGAGGTCCCGGCCCACATGTTCACGTCCATGTTCACGTGCGCCCGCACGGCCGGCTGGTCCGCCCACATCCTGGAACAGAAGCGCACCGGCAGGCTCGTACGCCCGTCGGCCCGCTACATCGGCCCGGGCACCCGGAACCCGCGGGAGATCGAGGGCTACGAAGGCATCGCTCACTGA
- the pdxH gene encoding pyridoxamine 5'-phosphate oxidase has product MTDRRDAVPPDALDPVDPAVMRKQYRADGIAEGELADGPMEQFARWFRQAAADAGLIEPNAMVVSTADADGRPSSRTVLLKQYDEQGFVFFTNYGSRKGRDLAANPYVSLLFPWLPLGRQVAVTGIARRTGRDETAAYFRTRPHGSQLGAWASEQSSVILSRDELDASYAELAARYPEGEQVPVPPNWGGYRVAPETVEFWQGRENRLHDRLRYVAEADGSWRVERLSP; this is encoded by the coding sequence GTGACCGACCGCCGCGACGCCGTCCCCCCCGATGCTCTCGATCCAGTCGATCCCGCCGTCATGCGCAAGCAGTACCGCGCCGACGGCATCGCCGAGGGCGAGCTGGCCGACGGTCCCATGGAACAGTTCGCGCGCTGGTTCCGGCAGGCCGCCGCTGACGCCGGGCTCATCGAACCCAACGCCATGGTCGTCTCCACGGCCGATGCCGACGGGCGGCCCTCTTCTCGTACGGTGCTGCTGAAGCAGTACGACGAGCAGGGCTTCGTCTTCTTCACCAACTACGGCTCCCGCAAGGGGCGCGACCTGGCCGCCAATCCGTACGTCTCGCTCCTGTTCCCCTGGCTCCCGCTGGGCCGCCAGGTCGCCGTCACGGGGATCGCGCGCCGCACGGGGCGCGACGAGACGGCCGCCTATTTCCGTACCCGGCCGCACGGTTCCCAGCTCGGCGCCTGGGCCAGCGAGCAGTCCTCGGTGATCCTTTCCCGGGACGAACTCGACGCCTCGTACGCCGAGTTGGCGGCCCGCTATCCGGAGGGCGAGCAGGTGCCGGTGCCGCCGAACTGGGGCGGGTACCGGGTGGCCCCGGAGACGGTGGAGTTCTGGCAGGGGCGCGAGAACCGGCTGCACGACCGGCTGCGGTACGTGGCGGAGGCGGACGGGAGCTGGCGGGTGGAGCGGCTCAGTCCCTGA
- a CDS encoding TetR/AcrR family transcriptional regulator — MDALKAGPRAQRAPKQDRSRATRQRLLEAAVACLAEHGWAGSTVSVVAERAGVSRGAAQHHFRTREDLFTAAVEYVAEERSTALRALFPEGAADRRAVVTALVDLYTGPLFRAALHLWVAASNEEQLRPRVTELEARVGRETHRIAVDLLGADESRPGVRETVQGLLDMSRGLGLANLLTDDAGRRDRVVAQWATLLDESLN, encoded by the coding sequence ATGGACGCTTTGAAGGCTGGGCCCCGGGCCCAGCGCGCCCCAAAGCAGGACCGCAGCCGCGCAACCCGCCAACGCCTGCTGGAAGCCGCCGTGGCCTGCCTCGCCGAACACGGCTGGGCCGGCTCCACGGTCTCCGTCGTCGCCGAACGCGCCGGCGTCTCCCGGGGCGCCGCCCAGCACCACTTCCGTACCCGCGAGGACCTGTTCACGGCCGCCGTCGAGTACGTCGCCGAGGAACGCTCCACCGCCCTGCGCGCCCTCTTCCCCGAGGGCGCCGCCGACCGCCGCGCGGTGGTCACCGCCCTCGTCGACCTTTACACCGGCCCCCTCTTCCGCGCCGCCCTCCACCTCTGGGTGGCCGCCTCGAACGAGGAGCAACTACGCCCGCGCGTAACGGAGTTGGAGGCCCGAGTGGGTCGTGAGACGCACCGCATCGCCGTGGACCTGCTGGGCGCGGACGAGTCCCGCCCCGGCGTTCGGGAGACGGTCCAGGGCCTGCTGGACATGTCCCGCGGCCTGGGCCTGGCGAACCTGCTCACGGACGACGCCGGACGCAGGGACCGGGTGGTCGCGCAGTGGGCGACCCTGCTGGACGAGTCCCTGAACTGA
- a CDS encoding enoyl-CoA hydratase family protein: MTPAVAATRARGIVTLTLDAPATRNALSAHLVRDLGDALADCGKDPAVRAVVLTHTGNTFCAGADLKQPPDPAAFVGLLRLLLELPKPVVARVTGHVRAGGLGLLGACDIAIGGTQTSFAFTEVRIGVAPAVISMPLLPRLDPRAAARHYLTGARFDGVEAARTGLLTEAAEDVDAALEPVLDALRRAAPGALAETKRLLTAKVLEIFDRDTTELTALSARLFASAEAREGMTAFLERRDPEWTL, encoded by the coding sequence TTGACACCGGCAGTGGCCGCCACGCGCGCGCGTGGCATCGTCACCCTCACTCTGGACGCGCCCGCGACCCGCAACGCCCTGTCCGCGCACCTCGTGCGGGACCTGGGAGACGCGCTCGCGGACTGCGGCAAGGACCCGGCCGTACGCGCGGTCGTCCTCACCCACACCGGGAACACGTTCTGCGCGGGCGCGGACCTGAAGCAGCCGCCCGACCCGGCGGCCTTCGTCGGCCTGCTCCGGCTGCTGCTGGAGCTGCCGAAACCGGTGGTCGCACGGGTCACCGGTCACGTACGGGCGGGCGGCCTCGGGCTCCTGGGCGCGTGCGACATCGCGATCGGCGGCACGCAGACGTCGTTCGCGTTCACGGAGGTACGCATCGGAGTGGCGCCCGCCGTCATCTCCATGCCGCTGCTGCCCCGCCTCGACCCGCGCGCCGCCGCCCGCCACTACCTCACCGGTGCCCGCTTCGACGGCGTGGAGGCCGCCCGTACCGGCCTCCTCACCGAGGCGGCCGAGGACGTCGACGCGGCCCTGGAGCCGGTCCTCGACGCGCTGCGCAGGGCGGCGCCGGGCGCCCTGGCGGAGACGAAGCGGCTGCTCACGGCCAAGGTGCTGGAGATCTTCGACCGGGACACCACCGAGCTGACCGCCCTGTCCGCACGACTGTTCGCCTCCGCCGAGGCCCGCGAAGGTATGACGGCCTTCCTCGAACGACGGGACCCGGAATGGACGCTTTGA